A single region of the Acetonema longum DSM 6540 genome encodes:
- a CDS encoding CitMHS family transporter: protein MSSLAVAGFLMIVIFMFLLMKKKISAMVGLILIPIVFAVILGFGPQVGAMALDGIKKVAPTAVMIAFAMFYFMIMIDTGLFDPLINGILRAVKGDPMKVAVGTALLAGFVSLDGDGATTYIITTSAMLAVHRHLKMDPVILPALAIMQNGVMNITPWGGPTARVMASLHLEASELFIPLIPGMIAGTLWILFVAYRWGIAERKRLGIVHHLENAQTAATAAPGDFSAASLEEMGSDASLKRPKLFGVNLALTIVLMACLVTEALPLNVLFMVGSAIALLINYPNLKIQSERISHYGTNVLPNISMVLGAGIFTGILSGTKMIDAMAKTLTNNIPESMGTHLALITGLTSLPFDYFLTNDAFYFGIVPLLAKTAATYGISTAEIGRASLVAQGCHLLSPLVASTYILIGLNNITLEDLTKKALLPSIMTSVIMLATAIVLGVIPL, encoded by the coding sequence ATGTCCAGTTTAGCTGTTGCCGGTTTTCTTATGATTGTCATCTTCATGTTTCTGCTTATGAAAAAGAAAATATCAGCCATGGTAGGTCTTATCCTCATTCCCATTGTATTTGCCGTTATACTTGGGTTTGGGCCCCAAGTCGGTGCGATGGCTCTCGACGGTATAAAAAAGGTCGCTCCCACTGCAGTAATGATTGCGTTTGCGATGTTCTACTTTATGATTATGATTGACACCGGCTTGTTTGATCCTCTCATTAATGGTATTCTGCGTGCGGTTAAGGGTGATCCTATGAAGGTAGCCGTTGGGACTGCCTTATTAGCAGGATTCGTTTCTTTGGATGGGGATGGAGCGACAACCTATATTATTACGACTTCCGCAATGCTGGCGGTTCATAGACATTTAAAAATGGATCCTGTGATATTGCCGGCGCTTGCAATAATGCAAAATGGTGTAATGAATATAACTCCATGGGGAGGGCCGACGGCTCGCGTTATGGCTTCGCTGCATCTGGAAGCTTCCGAACTGTTTATACCGCTTATTCCCGGAATGATTGCCGGTACACTTTGGATCCTCTTTGTCGCATACCGATGGGGTATTGCTGAACGTAAAAGGCTGGGAATCGTGCATCATTTAGAGAATGCGCAGACTGCGGCGACTGCGGCGCCAGGTGACTTTAGTGCCGCTTCACTGGAGGAAATGGGGTCGGATGCTTCGCTAAAACGTCCGAAATTATTTGGGGTAAATCTGGCGCTTACCATTGTTTTGATGGCCTGCTTAGTCACAGAAGCGCTTCCCCTGAATGTATTGTTCATGGTGGGATCGGCGATTGCCTTGCTAATCAACTATCCTAATCTTAAAATTCAGTCAGAGAGAATCTCTCATTACGGAACGAATGTTTTGCCCAATATCTCTATGGTGCTTGGCGCCGGTATATTTACGGGTATATTGAGCGGCACTAAAATGATTGACGCTATGGCCAAGACATTAACCAATAATATCCCCGAATCTATGGGGACGCATTTAGCGTTAATTACCGGTTTGACTAGTTTGCCTTTTGACTACTTTTTGACCAATGATGCGTTTTATTTTGGTATTGTGCCTCTTCTGGCCAAGACAGCGGCAACTTATGGGATTAGTACAGCCGAAATAGGGCGCGCTTCACTGGTTGCTCAGGGCTGTCATTTATTAAGCCCGCTTGTAGCATCCACCTACATTTTGATTGGTTTAAATAATATTACGCTTGAGGATCTTACTAAAAAAGCGTTGCTGCCGTCTATTATGACTTCGGTTATAATGTTGGCAACGGCAATTGTATTGGGGGTTATTCCTCTTTAG